The following are from one region of the Chloracidobacterium sp. genome:
- a CDS encoding MBL fold metallo-hydrolase has product MTNITEIAPDIFRINTFISEANLGFSQFLVRDEEPLLFHTGMRALFPAVREAVASLIDPSTLRWIGFSHFEADECGSLNEWQAVAPRATAVVSMVGKMVSVDDFAPKNPAKGMVDGEEFSTGRHNFRFLATPHVPHNWEAGLLFDTTAGVLFSSDILHQNGDVAPLTSESVTDRVRQAMLEMQASPLADYLPYTPKTDATLKRIAALKPKTVASMHGSIYTGNGEQAIIEYSEVLKEVFGGNA; this is encoded by the coding sequence ATGACAAATATTACCGAGATCGCACCGGACATTTTTAGGATCAACACTTTCATTTCAGAGGCAAACCTCGGATTCAGCCAATTCCTTGTCCGTGACGAGGAGCCGCTGCTGTTTCACACAGGAATGCGGGCATTATTTCCGGCCGTTCGCGAGGCGGTAGCTTCGCTGATCGACCCTTCAACGCTGCGGTGGATCGGATTCAGCCATTTCGAGGCAGATGAATGCGGCTCACTCAATGAGTGGCAAGCGGTCGCACCTCGTGCAACGGCGGTTGTCAGCATGGTCGGAAAGATGGTAAGTGTGGATGATTTTGCACCGAAGAATCCGGCAAAAGGGATGGTTGACGGCGAGGAGTTTTCGACCGGCAGACACAACTTCAGGTTTCTGGCGACACCGCACGTCCCGCATAACTGGGAGGCGGGACTTTTGTTCGATACGACAGCCGGTGTCTTATTCTCGTCTGATATTCTACATCAGAACGGCGATGTTGCTCCGTTGACCTCGGAGAGCGTTACGGATCGTGTGCGTCAGGCGATGTTGGAAATGCAGGCAAGCCCGCTGGCAGATTACTTGCCTTATACTCCGAAGACCGATGCGACGCTGAAGCGCATAGCGGCCTTGAAACCGAAGACCGTAGCGTCAATGCACGGATCGATCTACACCGGCAACGGCGAACAGG